A stretch of the Tardiphaga sp. 709 genome encodes the following:
- a CDS encoding helix-turn-helix transcriptional regulator: MLMDVVDNDVLSSIIGDIYDCVLNREGWSSVLTRITQTMDAAYTTIALAGTSDNHGRFAAQSPWDAERMRALQDYSFDDIPGLKAAVVGDIDTPVSTLSLMPESELQQTAFFRNWAGPQGLREGCIVKFVHTPDRIGLLGCTTWADKAAVSAEDQRFLTLLSPHLRRAAMISDLLDDVRVTAHLFRESLENLAVPVVLTDAVGSVLHANASAERMFATDGPILRQGRTIQAQNALMGDALLQAIASAASDVSLGGKGIGLPVSAAGQPPAVAYVLPLTDGTARAAFRPACAAVFVSTTTSASPMPEAVLTTLFELTPAEARVLVSAGKGLNPSQTAASLGISENTLKTHLNRIYAKTGRSRQADLVKLVADIGTPLATG, translated from the coding sequence ATGCTTATGGACGTTGTCGACAATGACGTACTCTCTTCAATCATCGGAGATATCTACGACTGCGTTCTGAACCGTGAGGGATGGTCGAGTGTTCTCACCCGCATCACGCAGACGATGGACGCGGCCTACACCACGATTGCACTCGCTGGCACGTCGGACAATCACGGCCGGTTTGCTGCCCAATCGCCCTGGGATGCCGAGCGCATGCGCGCGCTGCAGGACTACAGTTTCGATGATATTCCGGGCCTGAAAGCTGCTGTCGTCGGCGACATCGATACGCCTGTATCGACGCTCTCGCTGATGCCCGAAAGTGAATTGCAGCAGACCGCGTTCTTTCGCAATTGGGCCGGACCGCAGGGATTGCGCGAAGGGTGCATTGTCAAATTCGTCCACACGCCGGATCGCATCGGTCTGCTTGGCTGCACCACCTGGGCGGACAAGGCTGCCGTATCTGCCGAGGATCAACGGTTTCTGACCTTGCTGTCTCCGCATTTGCGCAGGGCTGCGATGATCAGCGACCTGCTCGATGACGTGCGCGTGACGGCGCATCTGTTTCGCGAATCTCTCGAGAACCTTGCAGTGCCCGTCGTGCTGACCGACGCGGTCGGATCGGTGCTCCATGCCAATGCAAGTGCCGAACGCATGTTTGCAACGGATGGTCCGATCCTGCGCCAGGGGCGAACCATTCAGGCACAGAACGCATTGATGGGCGACGCCTTGCTGCAGGCGATCGCAAGCGCTGCATCGGACGTCTCACTCGGCGGCAAAGGCATTGGCTTGCCGGTGTCGGCGGCAGGGCAACCGCCCGCCGTCGCCTATGTCTTGCCTTTGACTGATGGTACGGCGCGCGCCGCTTTCCGTCCCGCATGTGCGGCCGTCTTCGTCTCGACTACGACGTCGGCCTCTCCAATGCCGGAGGCCGTGTTGACGACGCTGTTCGAGCTCACGCCTGCCGAAGCGCGCGTGCTCGTGAGCGCCGGAAAGGGGCTCAACCCGTCCCAGACCGCCGCTTCGCTCGGGATCTCAGAGAATACGCTGAAGACGCATCTCAACCGGATCTACGCCAAGACCGGCAGGTCACGGCAGGCTGATCTCGTGAAGCTCGTGGCGGATATCGGCACGCCGCTGGCAACGGGATAG
- a CDS encoding DUF1254 domain-containing protein: MIRLLFAIIGGVVLGGIVHLVSVLALPRIATQDAYSRLASVTKENAVTALPQTEPANALLPFMDPAFAMAVCRYDLAKGPIKLTVPVSQSYTSVSFYTRSDVAYYAINDRSAGRRVIELDLMTEAQHEALPEEEDVTSADRLIIDSPTATGLIVLKALAAEPGLMIQAQASLAASNCRVQTDPPAAPVKGKR, encoded by the coding sequence ATGATCCGGCTGCTGTTCGCAATCATCGGTGGTGTCGTGCTCGGCGGCATCGTGCATCTTGTCAGCGTGCTGGCACTGCCGCGCATCGCCACGCAAGATGCCTATTCTCGCCTCGCTTCGGTGACGAAAGAAAATGCGGTGACAGCATTGCCGCAGACCGAGCCGGCCAATGCGCTGCTGCCGTTCATGGACCCGGCCTTCGCCATGGCCGTCTGCCGCTACGATCTGGCCAAAGGACCGATCAAACTGACCGTGCCGGTCAGCCAGTCCTACACATCGGTGTCGTTCTACACCCGCAGCGACGTCGCCTATTACGCGATCAACGACCGCTCCGCTGGCCGCCGCGTCATCGAGCTGGATCTCATGACCGAGGCACAGCACGAGGCCCTGCCCGAGGAAGAGGACGTCACATCCGCCGACCGCCTCATCATCGACTCGCCGACCGCGACCGGCCTGATCGTGCTGAAGGCGCTCGCCGCCGAACCCGGCCTGATGATCCAGGCCCAGGCATCCCTCGCCGCTTCGAATTGTCGGGTGCAGACCGATCCGCCGGCTGCGCCGGTGAAGGGCAAGCGCTGA
- a CDS encoding DUF1214 domain-containing protein → MRLIFLTLLALAIATAVGLGLTWTTATRGTDLGTLTIGAWTARPRTGTSEIDPYARASIARSGELPIGTGDGVTFTATTDDKKKPLDGRCDIVVSGVTPAARFWTLSLYDTKGRLVPNTLQRYGFTSQEVVRNADGAFEIRIAARSRAGNWLPTSALERYVLMLRLYDTPVGVATRTQKDAPMPTIATVSCP, encoded by the coding sequence GTGCGGCTGATCTTCCTCACGCTTCTGGCGCTCGCGATCGCCACTGCTGTCGGTCTCGGTCTGACCTGGACCACCGCGACCCGCGGCACAGACCTTGGCACACTCACCATCGGTGCATGGACTGCGCGCCCGCGTACCGGCACGAGCGAGATCGATCCCTATGCGCGCGCGTCCATTGCGCGGTCGGGCGAATTGCCGATCGGCACGGGCGACGGCGTCACCTTCACTGCCACCACCGACGACAAGAAAAAGCCGCTGGACGGTCGCTGCGATATCGTCGTGTCAGGCGTGACACCGGCTGCACGTTTCTGGACGCTCTCGCTCTATGACACCAAAGGCCGTCTGGTGCCCAACACATTGCAGCGCTACGGCTTCACCAGCCAGGAAGTGGTGCGCAATGCCGATGGCGCGTTCGAGATCCGCATCGCTGCGCGCTCGCGCGCGGGCAACTGGCTGCCGACATCAGCGTTGGAACGCTATGTGTTGATGCTGCGGCTCTACGATACGCCGGTTGGCGTTGCCACCCGGACGCAGAAAGACGCACCGATGCCCACCATTGCCACGGTGAGCTGCCCATGA
- a CDS encoding PBP1A family penicillin-binding protein encodes MPQIVPSRWKTKFRHFLLDLDARIDSGLFSSGRGTRELWERYSTFMDRFYVGRWKRWVFIEPLSEMATIGLGGLILMLALAQPAFRETADEDWLKKSDLAVTFLDRYGNPIGSRGIKHNDSIPLEDFPDNLIKATLATEDRRFYDHFGIDIAGTARALVTNAQAGGVRQGGSSLTQQLAKNLFLSNERTIERKVNEAFLAIWLETRLTKNEILKLYLDRAYMGGGTFGVDGAAHFYFNKSARDVNLAEAAMLAGLFKAPTKYAPHINLPAARARANVVLDNLVDAGFMTEGQVFGARRNPAVAVDRRQEISPNYYLDWAFDEMRKLVDTFPKSYVERVFVVRTAIDMNVQRAAEAAVENQLRQFGRDYHATQAATVVSDLEGGVRAMVGGRDYGASQFNRAVDAMRQPGSSFKPYVYTTALLNGYKPTSIILDGPVCIGNWCPQNYGHSYSGNVTLTQAITRSINVVPVKISIALGKGAQNPAKAGRVKIVETARRFGITAPLLDTPSLPIGSTEVTVLEHAVAYATFPNKGRSSKPHAVLEVRTGAGDLVWRFDRDGPKQLQAIPASVAADMAGMMSHVVSEGTARRAALDGIPTAGKTGTTNAYRDAWFVGYTGNFSCAVWYGNDDYSPTNRMTGGSLPAQTWHDIMVAAHQGIEIKEIPGVGAGTKNPAAAVSSVMAANAQDAKPGPPPVLTRRGADVLLRVEKLLDDAGKTAGRTSSNEPSKPRASSALAFPESYASANDAPDAKTTTSATAPASRKN; translated from the coding sequence GTGCCTCAGATCGTGCCATCCCGTTGGAAGACCAAATTCCGGCATTTCCTGCTGGATCTGGATGCGCGCATCGATTCCGGCCTGTTCTCGTCCGGCCGCGGCACCCGCGAACTGTGGGAACGCTACTCCACCTTCATGGACCGCTTCTATGTCGGTCGCTGGAAGCGCTGGGTGTTCATCGAGCCGCTGTCGGAAATGGCAACCATCGGCCTCGGCGGTCTCATCCTGATGCTCGCTTTGGCGCAGCCGGCGTTTCGCGAAACCGCCGATGAAGACTGGCTGAAGAAATCCGATCTCGCAGTGACGTTTTTGGATCGCTACGGCAATCCGATCGGCAGCCGCGGCATCAAGCACAACGACTCCATTCCGCTGGAAGATTTCCCGGATAACCTGATCAAGGCCACCCTCGCCACCGAGGACCGCCGCTTCTACGATCACTTCGGCATCGACATCGCCGGCACCGCGCGCGCGCTGGTGACCAATGCGCAGGCCGGCGGCGTGCGCCAGGGCGGCTCGTCGCTGACGCAGCAGCTCGCCAAGAACCTGTTCCTGTCGAACGAGCGCACCATCGAGCGCAAGGTCAACGAAGCGTTCCTCGCCATCTGGCTGGAAACCCGCCTGACCAAGAACGAGATTCTGAAGCTCTATCTCGACCGCGCTTACATGGGCGGCGGCACGTTCGGCGTCGACGGCGCCGCGCATTTCTATTTCAACAAATCCGCGCGCGACGTGAACCTCGCCGAAGCGGCGATGCTCGCCGGCCTGTTCAAGGCCCCGACCAAATACGCGCCGCATATCAACCTGCCCGCAGCGCGTGCCCGCGCCAACGTGGTGCTCGACAATCTCGTCGATGCCGGCTTCATGACCGAAGGTCAGGTGTTCGGCGCCCGGCGTAATCCCGCCGTCGCCGTCGATCGTCGTCAGGAAATCTCGCCGAACTACTATCTCGACTGGGCCTTCGACGAGATGCGCAAGCTCGTCGATACATTCCCGAAATCCTATGTCGAACGCGTCTTCGTGGTCCGCACCGCCATCGACATGAATGTGCAGCGCGCCGCCGAAGCCGCCGTGGAAAACCAGCTCCGCCAGTTCGGCCGCGACTATCATGCGACGCAGGCCGCCACCGTCGTGTCGGATCTCGAAGGCGGCGTCCGCGCCATGGTGGGTGGCCGCGACTATGGCGCAAGCCAGTTCAACCGCGCGGTGGACGCGATGCGCCAGCCAGGTTCGTCGTTCAAGCCCTATGTCTACACAACGGCGCTGCTCAACGGTTACAAGCCGACCTCGATCATCCTCGACGGCCCGGTCTGTATCGGCAACTGGTGCCCGCAGAACTACGGCCACTCCTATTCCGGCAACGTGACGCTGACGCAGGCGATCACCCGTTCGATCAACGTCGTGCCGGTGAAGATCTCGATAGCGCTCGGCAAGGGCGCGCAGAATCCGGCCAAGGCCGGCCGCGTCAAGATCGTGGAGACCGCGCGCCGCTTCGGCATCACGGCGCCGTTGCTTGATACGCCGTCGCTGCCGATCGGCTCCACCGAAGTCACCGTGCTTGAACACGCCGTCGCCTATGCGACTTTCCCGAACAAGGGGCGCTCGTCGAAGCCACATGCCGTGCTGGAGGTGCGCACCGGCGCCGGCGACCTCGTCTGGCGGTTCGACCGCGATGGTCCGAAACAGTTGCAGGCGATCCCGGCCTCCGTTGCCGCAGATATGGCCGGCATGATGAGCCACGTGGTCAGCGAAGGCACCGCGCGCCGCGCCGCGCTGGACGGCATCCCGACAGCAGGCAAGACCGGCACCACGAATGCGTATCGCGACGCCTGGTTCGTCGGCTACACCGGCAATTTCAGCTGCGCAGTCTGGTACGGCAATGACGACTACTCGCCGACCAACCGCATGACGGGCGGTTCGCTGCCGGCACAGACATGGCACGACATCATGGTCGCCGCCCATCAGGGTATCGAGATCAAGGAAATCCCGGGCGTCGGCGCGGGTACCAAGAATCCTGCCGCAGCCGTCTCATCCGTGATGGCCGCCAACGCGCAGGACGCCAAGCCCGGCCCGCCGCCGGTGCTGACGCGCCGCGGCGCCGACGTCCTGCTGCGTGTCGAGAAGCTGCTCGACGACGCCGGCAAGACCGCAGGCCGCACATCATCCAACGAACCGTCGAAGCCTCGCGCCTCCTCCGCGCTGGCCTTCCCCGAGAGCTACGCGTCGGCGAATGATGCACCGGATGCCAAGACGACCACATCCGCAACCGCCCCCGCGTCGCGCAAGAACTGA
- a CDS encoding YcgN family cysteine cluster protein, with protein sequence MTARPPRPSAQAGMFWKTKTLEEMSDGEWESLCDGCGRCCLEKLEDEDTGKIYYTHVACRLLDAGLCACKDYPNRSDQVPDCVRLTPDNVRTLSWLPPSCGYKLAAEGRDLYWWHPLISGSPDTVHEAGVSVRGRVEGNEDTISDDELQDHIVTWPALLPRKARLKKRPA encoded by the coding sequence ATGACAGCGCGTCCCCCGCGTCCTTCCGCACAAGCGGGAATGTTCTGGAAAACCAAGACGTTGGAAGAGATGTCCGACGGCGAGTGGGAAAGCCTCTGCGACGGCTGCGGACGCTGCTGTCTGGAAAAGCTGGAAGACGAAGATACCGGCAAGATCTATTACACCCATGTGGCTTGCCGCTTGCTCGACGCCGGCCTCTGCGCCTGCAAGGACTATCCGAACCGCTCCGACCAGGTTCCCGATTGCGTGCGGCTGACGCCCGACAATGTCCGCACCCTGAGCTGGCTGCCGCCGAGCTGCGGCTACAAGCTCGCGGCCGAGGGGCGGGATCTCTACTGGTGGCATCCGCTGATCTCCGGAAGTCCGGACACGGTGCACGAGGCCGGCGTTTCGGTGCGGGGGCGGGTCGAGGGCAATGAGGACACGATCTCCGACGACGAGTTGCAGGATCACATCGTGACCTGGCCGGCGCTGCTGCCGCGCAAGGCGAGGCTGAAGAAGCGGCCGGCCTAG